One window from the genome of Candidatus Kuenenbacteria bacterium encodes:
- a CDS encoding type II/IV secretion system protein, which translates to MKKTEDLKDKILDYFLSNGKITAADINQLKLELDLPKLEQALQKTKDISEEDITKAKAAIFNLPYTVLGEERIPGAILFILPRDLAENYQMVVFAKENDLLKVALVDALNIKAREAADFVARGKGLQIEYYITSPSSFNKALQQYGSLKTEVSEALKVAEDKFETEEPGEDKMDQVIKSAPISKMVSVILKHAVELGASDVHIEPTTGETRVRYRIDGLLQTSLLLPKYVHAAIVSRIKVMANLKIDETRIPQDGRIRLNINNKNIDFRVSTLPLYSQEKVVMRILDTSHGVSTWEDLGFEGKNLELMYNNIVKPHGMFLVTGPTGSGKSTTLYAALQILNKEEVNIVTLEDPVEYYLTGVNQSQVHPEVKFTFASGLRSILRQDPDIIMVGEIRDAETAELAIHASLTGHTVLSTLHTNDAFGAIPRLIDMKVEPFLLASTLNVIIAQRLVRRICAECKEPVPMPKTLVDQAKEIFQSIPKGSLPKGINEESLKTIYHGKGCSRCDQTGYKGRTAIVEVLDISEEIKNIIYSGSSLDKVKEIFVQQGMLTLKQDGIIKALEGKTTVEEILTVTKE; encoded by the coding sequence ATGAAAAAAACAGAGGATCTCAAGGATAAAATTCTTGATTATTTTTTATCTAATGGCAAAATTACAGCTGCTGACATTAACCAGCTAAAATTAGAGTTAGATTTACCAAAACTAGAACAAGCCCTCCAAAAGACAAAAGATATTTCCGAAGAAGATATCACCAAGGCTAAAGCGGCAATTTTTAACTTACCCTATACAGTTTTGGGGGAGGAGCGCATTCCTGGCGCCATACTTTTTATTCTCCCTAGAGACTTGGCAGAAAACTATCAAATGGTTGTTTTCGCCAAAGAAAATGATTTGCTCAAAGTTGCCCTTGTTGACGCCCTAAATATAAAAGCCAGAGAAGCTGCCGATTTTGTAGCTCGAGGCAAAGGGTTGCAGATTGAATATTATATCACCTCTCCGAGCAGCTTCAATAAAGCTTTGCAGCAATATGGTAGCCTCAAAACTGAAGTCAGTGAAGCTTTAAAAGTTGCTGAAGATAAATTTGAGACCGAAGAACCTGGCGAAGACAAAATGGATCAGGTTATCAAATCAGCGCCCATTTCCAAGATGGTCTCTGTTATTTTGAAACACGCCGTAGAGCTTGGCGCTTCAGATGTTCATATAGAGCCAACAACCGGAGAGACACGAGTGCGTTATCGTATTGACGGGCTTTTGCAAACATCTCTTCTTTTGCCGAAATATGTTCATGCCGCTATAGTTTCACGCATCAAAGTCATGGCCAATCTAAAAATTGACGAAACCAGAATTCCCCAGGACGGCCGCATTCGTCTCAATATCAACAACAAAAATATCGATTTCCGTGTATCTACGCTTCCCCTATATAGTCAAGAAAAGGTGGTAATGAGGATTCTGGATACTTCTCACGGCGTTTCCACTTGGGAGGATTTGGGCTTTGAGGGTAAAAATTTAGAATTGATGTACAACAACATTGTTAAACCGCATGGCATGTTTCTTGTTACTGGCCCTACTGGTTCCGGTAAGTCAACCACTCTTTATGCCGCCCTGCAGATCCTCAACAAAGAAGAAGTAAACATTGTTACCCTTGAAGACCCAGTAGAATATTATTTGACTGGTGTCAACCAATCACAGGTTCACCCAGAAGTGAAATTTACTTTTGCTTCTGGCTTGCGCTCCATTCTCCGTCAAGATCCAGATATTATCATGGTTGGCGAAATACGCGACGCCGAAACAGCCGAACTGGCCATCCATGCCAGCCTTACTGGACACACTGTTTTGTCCACCCTTCACACCAATGACGCTTTTGGCGCCATTCCCCGTCTGATTGACATGAAGGTCGAACCATTTCTTTTGGCCTCTACCCTAAATGTTATTATTGCCCAAAGGCTCGTTCGGCGTATCTGCGCGGAGTGCAAAGAGCCAGTACCCATGCCCAAAACCCTTGTTGATCAAGCCAAAGAAATTTTTCAATCTATCCCCAAGGGTAGTCTACCAAAGGGCATAAACGAAGAAAGCCTAAAAACCATTTATCATGGCAAGGGTTGTTCTCGTTGCGACCAGACGGGCTACAAGGGACGCACCGCCATCGTTGAAGTTTTGGACATCAGCGAGGAGATAAAAAATATTATTTATTCAGGTTCTAGTCTTGACAAAGTCAAAGAAATTTTTGTGCAACAAGGCATGTTGACCCTCAAACAGGATGGTATTATCAAGGCCCTCGAAGGCAAAACTACCGTTGAAGAAATATTAACAGTTACCAAAGAATAA
- a CDS encoding prepilin peptidase: MFYLFIIFSFLFGLIIGSFINCLVYRLHTKQPFVTERSHCPKCRKQIIWYDNLPIISYLLLRGHCRHCRQTISLQYPLVEFACGLIFVLISLKIYFSFVLGSIAILYFVGYCFFAAVFLFIFIYDLRYYLIPDVVTLPAIFLALIFNLLIYFSAPTAQGFWSFFSGYFLGGLVGGGFFLAQFILSKGKWIGGGDIRLGFLIGFLLGWPHTLVCLFLAYISGAAVGIFLIISKKKSMQSAIPFGTFLTPSALITLLCGQWILTKYLSLTLY; this comes from the coding sequence ATGTTTTATTTGTTTATTATTTTTTCTTTTTTATTTGGTTTGATCATAGGGAGTTTTATTAATTGCTTGGTTTATCGCCTGCATACGAAGCAACCTTTTGTCACTGAGCGCTCTCATTGTCCAAAATGCAGAAAACAGATTATCTGGTACGACAATTTGCCCATTATTAGTTACCTGTTACTTCGCGGTCATTGTCGTCATTGCCGGCAGACAATTTCCCTCCAATATCCCCTAGTGGAGTTCGCTTGCGGCCTTATTTTTGTGCTTATTTCTTTAAAAATTTATTTTTCTTTTGTTCTTGGTTCTATTGCTATTTTATATTTTGTTGGCTATTGTTTTTTTGCAGCCGTTTTTCTTTTTATTTTTATTTATGATCTAAGGTATTATTTGATTCCTGATGTTGTCACCTTGCCGGCCATTTTTCTTGCCTTAATATTTAATTTATTAATTTATTTTTCAGCCCCCACTGCCCAGGGCTTTTGGTCATTTTTTTCTGGTTATTTTTTGGGCGGACTGGTCGGTGGTGGTTTTTTCTTGGCCCAATTTATTTTATCCAAAGGCAAGTGGATTGGTGGGGGAGATATTCGTCTGGGTTTTTTAATCGGGTTTCTCTTGGGCTGGCCGCACACTTTGGTTTGTCTTTTCCTCGCTTATATTTCCGGAGCCGCAGTCGGTATTTTTCTCATAATTAGTAAAAAAAAGAGCATGCAATCAGCTATTCCCTTCGGCACCTTTTTGACTCCGAGCGCCCTTATCACCCTTCTTTGTGGGCAGTGGATTCTGACAAAATATCTTTCCCTTACTCTTTATTAA
- a CDS encoding DNA primase: MLSNVEEIKSKLDIVDIIQEYLPLKQAGVNFKANCPFHQEKTPSFMVSRERQMWHCFGCNEGGDMFEFIKKIENIDFPEALKILANKAGVHLQYQDPKTINLKTRILSMNEIATDWFSGQLLNSSAGARALKYLREARGLNDQLIKDWQLGYALDSWDALGEHLRNKQFTREEIIQSGLVVPKSGGYEYYDRFRDRIMFPILDYHGNAVGFTGRAMKAEEQAKYVNTPQTAVYNKSEVIFGLYQAKQHIKDKNFVVIVEGNMDVIGSVRGGVKNVVAVSGTAFTREQVKILQRYTNNIIFSFDADSAGIRAAERAITLAWQEETNVKVAVIPKNIAKDPDELAQKDPAAWQSLVTKAIPAMEYFLNLYLVDYHPEKIESKKLAAKNLLNIVIKLENQIEQDFYLKKISEKLNVSESSLRSAIDKAKNKVSGQKMSQPAAENNQRKINIDKKSAVTTRLLSFMLVDPDYAVYISEQLSPDYLSPDWQEVYRLLVVFLTKQLSGNAPTSDPVDYVTKSNPSLTTLANSLIIKKEELRELSYAEAVHEIKQHLGYLKKICAEDRLNTIKKEMRELENSLSESLTLADREKVNSQIKELLSQFNVLSAELKDTDF, from the coding sequence ATGCTCTCTAACGTTGAAGAAATAAAATCCAAGCTGGATATTGTGGATATTATCCAGGAATATCTGCCCCTAAAACAAGCTGGGGTCAATTTCAAAGCGAACTGTCCTTTCCATCAGGAAAAAACGCCGTCTTTTATGGTTTCCCGCGAGCGCCAGATGTGGCATTGTTTTGGCTGTAATGAAGGTGGTGACATGTTCGAGTTTATCAAAAAAATAGAAAATATTGATTTTCCAGAAGCCCTCAAGATTCTCGCCAATAAGGCCGGCGTCCACTTGCAATATCAGGACCCCAAAACCATCAATCTCAAAACGCGCATTTTGAGCATGAATGAAATAGCGACGGATTGGTTTTCTGGTCAATTATTAAATTCTTCTGCTGGCGCCAGAGCTCTAAAGTATCTCCGGGAAGCTCGCGGTCTAAATGACCAATTAATAAAAGATTGGCAACTGGGTTATGCGCTAGATAGCTGGGATGCCCTGGGGGAGCACCTGCGAAACAAGCAATTCACACGAGAAGAAATAATCCAAAGCGGCCTAGTGGTGCCCAAATCTGGCGGCTATGAATATTATGATCGTTTTCGCGATCGCATCATGTTCCCCATCTTGGACTATCATGGCAACGCGGTTGGTTTTACCGGCCGGGCCATGAAAGCTGAAGAGCAAGCCAAGTATGTTAATACTCCCCAAACCGCCGTTTATAATAAATCAGAAGTTATTTTTGGTCTCTATCAGGCGAAACAACATATTAAAGATAAAAATTTTGTTGTTATCGTCGAGGGCAATATGGACGTTATTGGCTCTGTCCGGGGGGGAGTCAAAAATGTCGTTGCTGTTTCTGGTACCGCTTTTACCCGCGAACAGGTGAAAATATTACAACGTTATACCAACAATATTATTTTTTCTTTTGATGCTGATTCCGCCGGCATTAGAGCCGCTGAAAGAGCCATTACTTTGGCCTGGCAGGAAGAGACCAATGTCAAAGTCGCTGTTATCCCAAAAAATATTGCCAAAGACCCAGATGAATTGGCCCAAAAAGACCCAGCTGCTTGGCAGTCGCTCGTCACCAAGGCGATCCCAGCTATGGAGTATTTTCTCAACCTCTATTTAGTTGATTATCATCCGGAAAAAATTGAGAGTAAAAAATTGGCTGCAAAAAACCTTTTAAATATTGTTATTAAATTGGAAAACCAGATTGAACAAGATTTCTACCTCAAAAAAATATCTGAAAAGCTAAACGTTTCCGAGAGTTCACTTCGCTCCGCAATTGACAAGGCAAAAAATAAAGTATCCGGCCAAAAAATGAGCCAGCCAGCAGCTGAGAATAACCAAAGAAAGATTAATATTGATAAAAAGTCAGCCGTCACCACTCGTTTGTTGTCTTTTATGCTGGTTGACCCAGACTATGCTGTTTATATTAGCGAGCAGCTTTCTCCCGACTATCTTAGCCCTGACTGGCAAGAAGTTTACCGCCTCTTGGTTGTTTTTTTAACCAAGCAGCTTTCGGGCAATGCGCCGACATCTGATCCCGTCGATTATGTCACAAAAAGCAATCCGAGTTTGACAACACTCGCAAATAGCCTGATAATAAAGAAAGAAGAATTGCGTGAGCTCTCTTATGCTGAGGCTGTTCACGAAATCAAACAGCACCTGGGTTATCTCAAAAAAATTTGTGCCGAAGACAGGCTGAACACCATCAAGAAAGAGATGCGCGAGCTGGAAAATTCTTTATCAGAGTCGTTGACACTGGCAGATCGTGAAAAAGTAAATTCTCAAATCAAAGAACTTTTAAGCCAATTTAATGTTTTATCCGCTGAATTAAAAGACACGGATTTTTAA
- a CDS encoding type II secretion system protein, with protein MFYKQKSQPGFTLIELLLVIAIIGLLATLAVTSLNNARIKSRDSRRLGDVRNIQTALELYFNDLGGYPSGTIGGVVQDGALGVDPRTSLSSANGFNSSVSGSTYMAKIQANPSPGGSDYVYSSDGSTYTITFTLESPSGGLSSGVHSGVPNYIR; from the coding sequence ATGTTTTACAAACAAAAAAGTCAACCCGGGTTTACTTTAATTGAGCTTTTACTGGTCATAGCGATTATTGGGCTTTTGGCTACCTTGGCCGTAACTTCATTAAACAACGCCAGGATAAAATCACGCGATAGCCGCAGGTTGGGGGATGTTCGCAATATCCAAACCGCCCTTGAGCTTTATTTCAATGACTTGGGCGGTTATCCTTCTGGCACCATTGGTGGCGTGGTACAAGATGGAGCACTGGGTGTAGATCCCAGGACTAGCCTTAGTTCTGCCAACGGTTTTAATTCCTCGGTTTCCGGTAGTACTTATATGGCAAAAATTCAAGCGAACCCCTCTCCGGGTGGGTCTGATTATGTTTATTCAAGTGATGGCTCTACCTATACTATTACCTTTACTTTAGAAAGTCCCTCTGGCGGTTTGTCTTCGGGCGTCCACTCTGGTGTTCCCAACTATATAAGGTAA
- the murB gene encoding UDP-N-acetylmuramate dehydrogenase encodes MSPNIQENVSLKDLTTMHVGGPARFFIEAKNIEDLRSAIDWAKEKTLSVFILGGGSNLVISDAGFPGLVIQVKIKYWEVLHEDDDKVFLKIGAGENWDEVVARVVRHGWWGLENLSLIYGTLGGIIVQNAGAYGAEISSVVNRVEIYDREISEVKEFFKDDCHFGYRSSLFQKTERYLILSAVLELKKTGTSNINYPDVAKYFAEKNIIEPNLSDIRQAIATIRQYKLPDPEVLGSAGSFFKNLLLTTEEYQKLKEKISANFNSDTVTNLEEIKNKFPMAEAIKIPTAWILDICGLKGESAGQAFIYEKQPLIIINKNNSATADDIMNLVKKVRQTVFAKTGIELELEPELVGFSQKELLGYLKIKN; translated from the coding sequence ATGAGCCCAAATATTCAAGAAAATGTGTCCCTAAAAGACCTGACTACCATGCATGTTGGTGGCCCGGCTCGTTTTTTTATTGAAGCCAAAAACATTGAGGATCTTCGGTCCGCCATTGACTGGGCCAAAGAGAAAACTTTATCAGTTTTTATTCTCGGCGGCGGCAGCAATTTGGTTATTAGTGACGCCGGATTTCCCGGTTTAGTTATCCAAGTAAAAATTAAATACTGGGAGGTTTTGCATGAAGATGATGATAAAGTATTTTTAAAAATTGGGGCTGGCGAAAATTGGGACGAGGTTGTTGCTCGAGTGGTTCGGCATGGCTGGTGGGGTTTAGAAAACCTATCTCTTATTTATGGCACGCTTGGTGGCATTATTGTCCAAAACGCCGGCGCTTATGGCGCGGAAATTAGCTCGGTCGTAAATCGGGTAGAAATCTACGACCGCGAAATTAGTGAGGTCAAAGAATTTTTTAAAGACGATTGCCATTTTGGTTATCGCAGCAGTTTATTTCAAAAAACTGAACGCTACCTCATTCTTTCCGCTGTCTTGGAATTAAAAAAAACCGGCACGTCCAATATCAACTACCCAGATGTCGCCAAATATTTTGCTGAAAAAAATATTATTGAACCAAATTTGTCTGACATCCGTCAGGCCATTGCTACCATCCGTCAGTATAAATTACCAGACCCCGAAGTCTTGGGCTCTGCCGGGTCATTTTTTAAGAATTTATTACTTACCACCGAAGAATATCAAAAGCTCAAAGAAAAAATTTCCGCCAATTTTAATTCCGATACAGTCACCAACCTTGAGGAGATAAAAAATAAATTTCCCATGGCTGAAGCTATCAAGATTCCCACTGCCTGGATATTAGATATTTGCGGCCTGAAAGGGGAGAGCGCTGGCCAGGCCTTTATTTATGAGAAACAGCCGTTGATTATTATTAATAAGAATAATTCCGCCACGGCTGATGACATTATGAATCTAGTCAAAAAAGTCCGCCAGACAGTTTTTGCCAAAACCGGGATAGAACTAGAGCTCGAACCAGAATTGGTGGGCTTTAGCCAAAAAGAATTGTTGGGTTATTTAAAAATTAAAAATTGA
- a CDS encoding prepilin-type N-terminal cleavage/methylation domain-containing protein, with protein sequence MKNRKGFTLIELLVVIAIIGLLATLSVVALNNARQKSRDAKRVSDIKQIQTALELYFVDQNGYPSVGTGQTLGSSNYAALSAGGFTATGSTSGTVYMGQVPSNPTPNGADYTYCSATSAAPTTCAASTQSYMITFSLEGATGGLASGARTATPNGIQ encoded by the coding sequence ATGAAAAATAGAAAAGGTTTTACTTTGATTGAGCTCTTGGTTGTTATCGCCATTATTGGTCTTCTAGCTACTCTTTCTGTCGTGGCTCTAAACAATGCTCGTCAAAAATCCAGAGACGCCAAACGTGTTTCTGATATCAAACAAATCCAGACTGCTTTAGAATTATATTTTGTTGATCAAAATGGCTATCCAAGCGTTGGCACAGGCCAGACACTTGGTTCTAGTAATTATGCAGCTCTTAGCGCCGGTGGATTTACTGCTACTGGTTCTACCTCTGGCACAGTTTATATGGGTCAAGTCCCGAGCAATCCGACACCAAATGGTGCTGATTACACTTATTGTAGTGCCACTTCAGCTGCGCCCACCACTTGTGCTGCTAGCACCCAAAGCTATATGATTACTTTCAGTCTTGAGGGAGCTACTGGTGGTCTAGCCTCAGGCGCGAGAACCGCCACCCCCAACGGTATTCAGTAA
- a CDS encoding glycosyltransferase family 2 protein, protein MHPGKRVIAVLPAYNAEKTLKKTLDDIPKDWVDEIILVDDASGDKTVELARFLGIKTFTHNKNLGYGGNQKTCYTEALKLGADIAIMIHPDHQYDPRLVPDLLLPLLREDADAVFGSRMMRPGGARNGGMPSWKYWANIFLTKLENLILGLRLTEYHSGFRAYSKKALEQINFLDNSDDFVFDTEIIIQLRIKKMHIQEVPISTRYFKEASMIGFKRSLIYGLSIIKNLGEYILFRLGWKKYKKFG, encoded by the coding sequence ATACACCCGGGCAAAAGAGTAATAGCCGTTTTGCCAGCTTATAATGCCGAGAAAACCCTAAAAAAAACACTCGACGATATACCAAAAGATTGGGTAGATGAAATAATATTGGTAGATGACGCCAGCGGAGACAAAACAGTTGAATTGGCCAGATTTTTGGGGATAAAAACATTCACTCATAATAAAAATTTGGGTTACGGAGGAAACCAAAAAACTTGTTATACAGAAGCCCTAAAACTGGGAGCCGATATCGCCATAATGATACACCCGGACCACCAATATGATCCGCGCTTGGTGCCAGATTTACTTTTGCCACTTTTAAGAGAGGACGCAGATGCTGTTTTTGGATCAAGGATGATGAGACCGGGTGGAGCCAGAAATGGAGGCATGCCCAGCTGGAAATACTGGGCCAATATTTTTTTAACTAAGTTGGAAAACCTGATACTTGGCCTTAGGTTGACCGAATATCATTCCGGTTTTCGCGCTTATTCAAAAAAAGCTCTAGAACAAATAAATTTTTTGGACAATTCGGATGATTTTGTTTTTGATACAGAGATAATTATACAACTTCGAATAAAAAAAATGCATATCCAAGAAGTGCCAATTAGTACTCGTTATTTTAAAGAAGCTTCGATGATAGGATTCAAGAGAAGCCTGATCTACGGCCTGAGTATTATAAAAAATTTGGGAGAATATATTTTATTTAGGTTGGGCTGGAAAAAATACAAAAAATTTGGATAG
- a CDS encoding GtrA family protein, whose amino-acid sequence MIFKKIINYFLQKKFIRFAISGGIATVVDISLLYILTEWLGIWYLISSVFSFLVGSITHFSISRAWVFDDRGKKYWQQYKSFFVIHLVGLAINTAALYILVEYFDVYYIAAKIITVIFGVSWTFWANKKLTFEKT is encoded by the coding sequence ATGATATTTAAAAAGATAATTAACTATTTTCTCCAAAAAAAATTTATCCGCTTCGCTATTTCCGGAGGCATAGCCACGGTAGTGGATATCTCCCTGCTATATATACTAACAGAATGGTTGGGCATCTGGTATTTAATATCCTCCGTCTTTTCTTTTCTGGTGGGCTCAATTACTCATTTCTCAATTAGCCGCGCGTGGGTATTTGATGATAGGGGCAAAAAATACTGGCAACAATATAAATCTTTTTTTGTTATACACTTGGTCGGGCTGGCGATAAATACGGCCGCACTTTATATTCTCGTAGAATATTTTGATGTTTATTATATAGCCGCCAAAATTATTACGGTTATTTTTGGTGTAAGTTGGACATTTTGGGCTAACAAAAAATTAACTTTTGAAAAAACCTAA
- a CDS encoding prepilin-type N-terminal cleavage/methylation domain-containing protein encodes MILSHLQKQKGFTLLEMTIALGIFVVLFTMTLGIYNYSLQAEQRTIQISKLQKEAQFIMEIVAKKIRSGKVNYSFYNNNINQEGVTTLALLDSGGNETVFKFEDNNIKVCITNCSLSGNFFAIPPADVSVSDLKFYITPASNPFADINVAPTQFPKVTIILDLKNIRAGQERHLSIQQTIPQRLAGF; translated from the coding sequence ATGATATTGTCTCATCTCCAAAAACAAAAAGGTTTTACTTTACTAGAAATGACTATCGCCCTTGGTATTTTTGTGGTTTTATTTACCATGACCCTCGGGATTTATAATTATTCGCTACAGGCAGAACAGAGAACCATCCAGATTTCCAAACTTCAAAAAGAAGCCCAGTTTATTATGGAAATAGTAGCCAAAAAAATTAGAAGTGGAAAAGTAAATTATAGTTTTTATAATAATAATATTAACCAGGAAGGTGTGACCACCCTCGCTCTTCTTGATAGCGGAGGCAATGAGACTGTTTTCAAGTTTGAAGATAATAATATAAAAGTTTGTATTACTAACTGTAGTTTGAGTGGTAATTTTTTTGCGATACCACCGGCCGATGTCTCTGTTTCTGATTTAAAATTTTATATCACACCTGCCTCTAACCCTTTTGCTGATATCAACGTAGCCCCAACCCAGTTTCCCAAAGTAACGATTATTCTAGACTTAAAAAATATTCGTGCCGGCCAAGAAAGACACCTCTCAATTCAGCAGACAATCCCCCAAAGACTGGCCGGATTCTAA
- the tadA gene encoding Flp pilus assembly complex ATPase component TadA gives MSTQSSLILNKIINSVVKSGASCFHLEPGSKPIVRSDQRLVLLDSEDIVGNEFLEDVVKIILSKEEVAEFEQKKSIIITHTFEGDIRFKIHIFYQKNSLSMIFTYIPTVINDPDFLGISREFADLTKNKSGLIIISGHHGSGRTSTALSLLNNINKTESKYILTLEQPVEYILTSEKSIIEQREIGRDSGSYLDALKFSKDSDVDIVFLSKIESADILNNIFSFIESGRLVIAITESNSVADAVDNLVKLVPESESEKTKDTLAEILLGVLVQQLLPRRGGGEITVMEILISNSASRALIREGRFAQLTSVIQMSKEEGMRSLDQTLLELVKTGEVSYTDALKAAVDKIDFQAMAQKFHVAN, from the coding sequence ATGTCTACTCAAAGCAGCCTTATACTCAACAAAATAATAAATAGTGTTGTTAAAAGTGGTGCTTCTTGTTTTCATTTAGAGCCTGGCTCCAAGCCCATTGTCCGTTCAGATCAACGCCTTGTTCTTCTTGATAGTGAAGATATTGTTGGTAATGAATTTTTGGAGGATGTGGTCAAAATTATTTTATCGAAAGAGGAAGTAGCTGAATTTGAACAAAAAAAATCTATTATTATTACCCACACATTTGAGGGTGATATTCGTTTCAAAATTCATATCTTTTATCAAAAAAATAGTCTGTCAATGATTTTTACTTATATCCCGACTGTCATCAATGACCCAGATTTTTTGGGTATTAGTCGGGAATTTGCCGACTTAACCAAAAACAAAAGCGGTCTGATAATCATCTCTGGACACCACGGTTCCGGGCGGACATCAACAGCCTTGTCTCTTTTAAATAATATTAACAAAACAGAGTCAAAATATATTTTGACTCTTGAACAGCCTGTAGAGTATATTCTTACTTCTGAAAAGAGCATTATTGAACAGCGGGAGATAGGCCGCGATAGCGGCAGCTATCTTGACGCCCTCAAGTTTTCCAAAGACAGCGACGTTGATATTGTTTTTCTTTCCAAGATAGAAAGTGCTGATATTTTAAATAATATTTTTAGTTTTATAGAAAGTGGCCGCTTAGTAATAGCTATTACCGAGTCCAATTCTGTTGCCGATGCTGTTGATAATCTCGTGAAGCTGGTGCCCGAAAGTGAAAGTGAAAAAACAAAAGATACTCTTGCTGAGATCTTGTTGGGGGTTTTGGTCCAGCAGCTTTTGCCGCGTCGTGGCGGTGGTGAGATTACCGTTATGGAAATTCTTATTTCCAACTCTGCTTCCCGCGCCCTAATCAGAGAAGGACGCTTTGCTCAGCTGACAAGCGTCATCCAAATGTCCAAAGAAGAGGGGATGCGTAGCCTAGACCAGACACTCTTGGAGTTGGTAAAAACCGGAGAAGTTAGTTATACTGATGCCCTAAAGGCGGCTGTTGATAAAATAGATTTTCAGGCCATGGCTCAAAAATTTCATGTTGCCAATTAA
- a CDS encoding type II secretion system F family protein has translation MIFKYRGKNKEGQSVEGLIESINKNDAVATLSEQGVAIIFLEAQAKKTALNISLPFFNRVKIKDLVMFSRQLAVMSTATLPIVQSLRILIEQTENNAFKSAISEIADDVEGGERLSNSLERHKKIFSPFFIAMVRSGETSGSLDKVLNYLADEQEKDYALMSKIKGSMIYPAFILAALGGVGIIMMVFVVPKITAILSETGGELPLATRLLIGTSAFLVNYWWAIIIFAVIFVVGMRYLLRQPGPRRKWDYLKLKLPVFGTLFQRIYLVRFTRSMATLVEGGVPITTSLNIVSDVVGNAYYKDLIDRTAKDVQDGNPIATLFLKSKEIPPMIAHMLSVGEKTGRISDVLSKMTDFYAREVESLVANLISLIEPMIMVVMGVGVGIMVAAVIMPMYNMSSGF, from the coding sequence ATGATATTCAAATATAGAGGCAAAAACAAAGAAGGACAGAGTGTTGAGGGGCTTATCGAGTCTATCAACAAAAATGATGCCGTGGCAACCCTTAGTGAACAAGGGGTTGCTATTATTTTTCTTGAAGCTCAAGCCAAAAAAACAGCGCTCAATATCAGTCTGCCATTTTTTAATAGAGTAAAAATAAAAGATCTAGTTATGTTTTCTCGTCAATTAGCAGTTATGTCTACAGCCACTCTTCCCATTGTGCAGTCATTGCGTATTTTGATAGAACAGACAGAAAACAATGCTTTTAAGTCTGCCATCTCCGAAATCGCCGATGATGTAGAGGGCGGCGAAAGGCTTTCCAACTCTCTGGAGCGCCACAAAAAGATATTTAGTCCATTTTTTATTGCCATGGTGCGATCCGGGGAGACGTCGGGCAGCTTGGACAAAGTTTTAAACTATCTGGCTGATGAGCAAGAAAAAGATTATGCTCTTATGAGTAAGATCAAGGGCTCAATGATTTATCCCGCCTTTATTTTGGCGGCCCTCGGCGGCGTCGGTATTATAATGATGGTTTTCGTTGTACCAAAAATTACTGCTATATTATCGGAAACTGGCGGCGAATTGCCGCTGGCCACGAGACTTTTGATCGGCACCAGTGCTTTCTTGGTAAATTATTGGTGGGCCATAATTATTTTTGCTGTTATTTTCGTTGTCGGCATGAGATATCTACTTCGTCAGCCCGGGCCTCGCCGCAAGTGGGACTATCTCAAGTTGAAATTGCCAGTTTTTGGCACACTTTTCCAGCGTATTTATCTCGTGCGCTTTACTCGCAGCATGGCAACTTTAGTGGAAGGCGGGGTCCCCATTACTACCTCTTTGAATATTGTCAGTGATGTTGTGGGCAATGCTTACTACAAAGACCTAATCGACCGCACAGCCAAAGATGTCCAGGACGGCAATCCTATTGCCACGTTATTTTTGAAGAGCAAGGAGATACCGCCTATGATTGCCCACATGCTTTCGGTTGGCGAAAAAACAGGCCGCATCAGTGATGTTTTGAGCAAAATGACCGATTTCTACGCTAGAGAGGTCGAGTCCTTGGTCGCCAACCTTATTAGTCTTATAGAGCCTATGATTATGGTAGTTATGGGCGTGGGGGTCGGTATCATGGTCGCGGCTGTCATTATGCCTATGTATAATATGTCTTCTGGCTTTTAG